The following proteins are co-located in the Pseudodesulfovibrio alkaliphilus genome:
- a CDS encoding DUF6785 family protein, with product MNGRLRFRALLTGLVIGLALCVFTPYNNAVLRNVPLGGGHFPMAPFFIVAWMFVLDALASRLTRRPPVFSGVELLVVWLMTVLFSAIGYAGLTETFFVNITAPERFAKDAYRWTEVLGPLLPQSWFPQSAEAVSAFYNGLRGGRDMDVPGVLAAIPWGIWLPVLAVWAFFILGAFFVMLCLMALFGRQWVVNERVLFPMLRVPALMGEALDQKQLLSWWGNTYLLVGLTLAGALHLINGLHFYYPSVPAIPTLVLAGSYFPKYGLFSGFHKLKLYIIPAFIGFAFLTTRQISFSMWAFHILAGLLFGLLYVMGWQLPEAALGTTLGPDLARPEGAQTIGSYLVFFGFLLWLARHHLRETIMCALRRTCKESDPAAASAIETLPTAWHPPAWPLWGLLIGMLALSGWCWFFGLPLMAALLLPVMFVVVVLVTSRLVCQGGLPYFTLTAAPSDALMGFFGSGFFGSAGMAATAVMQKVLFLDMREAVAPTLFHGAKVRQDARRRNLVLAAIGLSLVLALAVAFVTMLVLGYKYGLRELGLDWATQTVLANYENAQRLVDQPVGPNPWTITYAGFGALTMIVLIVCYYRFPWWPLHPLGYLAAYSAGMSILWFPFFIGWLCNHLVLHYGGTRLFNRVRFLFIGLILGEFLMGGVYAVIGLYSGQGYAVFPL from the coding sequence ATGAACGGACGACTCAGGTTCCGGGCGCTGCTGACCGGCCTTGTCATCGGGCTGGCCCTGTGCGTTTTCACCCCATACAACAACGCCGTGTTGCGCAACGTGCCTCTGGGCGGTGGCCATTTTCCCATGGCCCCGTTCTTCATCGTCGCCTGGATGTTCGTCCTTGACGCCCTGGCCTCGCGCCTGACCCGGCGGCCGCCCGTGTTTTCGGGCGTGGAGCTGCTCGTCGTCTGGCTCATGACCGTGCTTTTTTCCGCCATCGGCTACGCCGGGCTCACCGAGACCTTCTTCGTCAACATCACCGCGCCCGAGCGCTTCGCCAAAGACGCCTACCGCTGGACAGAGGTGCTCGGCCCGCTGCTGCCCCAGTCGTGGTTCCCCCAATCGGCCGAGGCGGTCAGCGCCTTCTACAACGGCCTGCGCGGCGGACGCGACATGGATGTGCCCGGCGTGCTGGCGGCCATCCCCTGGGGTATCTGGCTGCCGGTGCTGGCGGTCTGGGCCTTTTTCATCCTCGGCGCATTCTTCGTCATGCTCTGCCTGATGGCCCTGTTCGGCCGTCAGTGGGTGGTCAACGAGCGGGTGCTTTTTCCCATGCTGCGCGTGCCCGCCCTTATGGGCGAGGCCCTGGATCAGAAACAACTCCTCTCCTGGTGGGGCAACACCTATCTGCTGGTGGGCCTGACCCTTGCCGGGGCCCTGCACCTGATCAACGGTCTGCATTTCTACTATCCCTCGGTCCCGGCCATACCCACCCTGGTGCTGGCCGGGTCCTACTTCCCCAAGTACGGCCTTTTCTCGGGCTTCCACAAGCTCAAGCTCTATATCATTCCGGCCTTCATCGGCTTCGCCTTCCTGACCACGCGGCAGATCTCCTTTTCCATGTGGGCCTTCCACATCCTGGCGGGCCTGCTCTTCGGCCTGCTCTACGTCATGGGCTGGCAACTGCCCGAGGCCGCGCTGGGCACCACTCTGGGACCCGATCTGGCCCGGCCCGAAGGGGCGCAGACCATTGGTTCGTATCTTGTCTTCTTCGGCTTTCTCCTCTGGCTGGCCCGGCATCACTTGCGCGAAACGATCATGTGCGCCCTGCGCCGGACCTGCAAGGAATCCGACCCGGCCGCGGCCAGCGCCATCGAAACCCTGCCGACCGCATGGCATCCCCCGGCCTGGCCCCTGTGGGGGCTCCTGATTGGCATGCTCGCCCTCTCCGGCTGGTGCTGGTTTTTCGGTCTGCCGCTCATGGCGGCCCTGCTTCTGCCGGTCATGTTCGTGGTCGTGGTGCTGGTGACCAGCCGTCTGGTCTGCCAGGGCGGACTGCCCTATTTCACCCTGACCGCCGCGCCCTCGGACGCCCTGATGGGCTTTTTCGGCAGCGGCTTCTTCGGCTCGGCAGGCATGGCTGCCACGGCCGTGATGCAAAAGGTGCTCTTCCTCGACATGCGCGAGGCGGTGGCCCCGACGTTGTTTCACGGGGCCAAGGTGCGGCAGGATGCGCGGCGCAGGAATCTCGTGCTGGCCGCCATCGGCCTTTCGCTGGTGCTGGCCCTGGCCGTCGCCTTTGTGACCATGCTTGTCCTGGGGTACAAATACGGGTTGCGCGAGCTGGGGCTCGACTGGGCCACGCAGACCGTGCTGGCCAATTACGAAAACGCCCAGCGGCTGGTGGACCAGCCGGTCGGCCCCAACCCCTGGACCATCACCTATGCCGGGTTCGGCGCCCTGACCATGATCGTGCTCATTGTCTGCTATTATCGGTTCCCCTGGTGGCCGCTGCATCCGCTGGGGTATCTGGCCGCGTATTCGGCAGGCATGTCCATCCTCTGGTTTCCGTTCTTCATCGGCTGGCTGTGCAATCATCTGGTGTTGCATTACGGAGGGACGAGGCTGTTCAACCGGGTGCGGTTCCTGTTCATCGGGCTGATTCTCGGGGAGTTTCTGATGGGCGGGGTGTATGCGGTGATCGGGTTGTACAGCGGGCAGGGGTATGCGGTGTTTCCGCTGTAG
- a CDS encoding peptide transporter has protein sequence MYDDKELKEYRDLMKPPDKFEEGFDWKTVVGAVFIGFLMMPGSMYLQLVIGQGIGPAARWVTIILFAEIAKRSYTHLKQQEIFLLYYMAGAALASPFQGLLWNQYLVQSDAARMLGLTEFIPQWVAPALGSGSYLERTFMHRDWLVPVLLLVGSQLVQRIDHFGLGYSLYRITSDVEKLPFPMAPVGALGTMALAESTEDRKTGWKWRVFSIGGVIGLGFGFFYVLLPALSGLLFTEPIRLIPIPWIELTRYTEGVLPAVATGLQFDLGLVFVGMVLPFWAVIGGLLGLIITIVGNPILYAHGVLHRWHPGMATVETVFANNFDFYMSFGIGLGLAIGAVGVYYVVNSFRRKDGKGLDFSALFNPPQGRGDINFWVSIGIYVFSTLCYIAFCVWLVPSFPWIFFVLYGFVYTPVISYITARMEGVAGQFIALPMVREFSFIAGAKFFGYQGLEIWYAPIPIHNYGEATVQFRQIELTGTSLRGIIKAEVVVFPIVMVSSLLFSQFLWQLAPIPSPEYPFAQELWHLQALNTLLMQTSTLEGNSLFFEALSGPVVLSGLGLGLVLYTVLNLLGLPVLLVYGVVRGLGQSTPHGMILEVIGALLGRYYFLRKYGAQWRHYAPVLLAGFACGMGLTGMFAMGCTLILKSLGRLAY, from the coding sequence ATGTATGACGACAAGGAACTGAAGGAATATCGCGATCTGATGAAACCCCCCGACAAGTTCGAGGAGGGTTTTGATTGGAAAACCGTGGTCGGTGCGGTGTTCATCGGCTTCCTGATGATGCCCGGCTCCATGTATCTGCAACTGGTCATCGGGCAGGGCATCGGTCCGGCTGCGCGGTGGGTGACGATCATCCTGTTCGCAGAGATCGCCAAGCGTTCATACACGCACCTGAAGCAGCAGGAGATATTCCTGTTGTACTATATGGCGGGCGCGGCCCTTGCCTCGCCGTTTCAAGGGTTGTTGTGGAACCAGTATCTTGTGCAGTCGGACGCGGCGCGGATGCTGGGGCTGACCGAGTTCATCCCGCAGTGGGTGGCCCCGGCGCTGGGTTCTGGCTCGTATCTTGAGCGCACCTTCATGCACCGGGACTGGCTGGTGCCTGTTCTGCTGCTGGTCGGGTCGCAGCTGGTGCAGCGCATCGACCATTTCGGGCTTGGATACTCGCTCTACCGCATCACCTCGGATGTGGAGAAACTGCCCTTTCCCATGGCTCCGGTAGGTGCGCTGGGGACCATGGCCCTGGCCGAGTCCACCGAGGATCGCAAGACCGGCTGGAAATGGCGGGTCTTTTCCATCGGCGGGGTCATCGGCCTCGGGTTCGGGTTTTTCTACGTGCTGCTTCCAGCCTTGTCCGGGCTGCTGTTCACCGAGCCCATCCGGCTCATACCCATCCCGTGGATCGAGCTGACCCGGTACACAGAGGGGGTGCTGCCCGCGGTGGCCACGGGGTTGCAGTTCGACCTGGGGCTGGTCTTTGTCGGCATGGTGCTGCCGTTCTGGGCGGTCATCGGCGGGCTGCTCGGGCTGATAATCACCATCGTGGGCAACCCGATCCTGTATGCCCACGGCGTGCTGCACCGCTGGCATCCGGGCATGGCCACGGTGGAAACCGTGTTCGCCAACAATTTCGATTTCTACATGAGCTTCGGCATCGGCCTTGGCTTGGCCATCGGCGCGGTGGGCGTGTATTATGTGGTCAATTCCTTTCGGCGCAAGGACGGCAAGGGGCTCGATTTCTCGGCCCTGTTCAATCCGCCACAGGGCCGGGGCGACATCAACTTCTGGGTGTCCATCGGCATCTACGTGTTCTCGACCCTGTGCTACATCGCTTTTTGCGTCTGGCTGGTGCCGTCGTTTCCGTGGATATTCTTCGTGCTTTACGGGTTTGTGTACACGCCTGTGATCTCGTACATCACGGCGCGGATGGAAGGGGTGGCCGGGCAGTTCATCGCCCTGCCCATGGTGCGCGAGTTCTCCTTCATCGCCGGGGCCAAGTTCTTCGGCTACCAGGGGCTTGAGATATGGTACGCGCCCATCCCCATCCACAACTACGGCGAGGCCACGGTCCAGTTCCGGCAGATCGAGCTGACAGGCACAAGCCTGAGGGGCATCATCAAGGCCGAGGTGGTGGTTTTTCCCATCGTCATGGTTTCCTCTCTGCTCTTTTCGCAGTTCTTGTGGCAGTTGGCGCCCATTCCGTCGCCGGAGTATCCTTTTGCCCAGGAGTTGTGGCATTTGCAGGCGCTGAACACGCTGCTCATGCAGACCTCGACCCTGGAGGGCAATTCCCTCTTCTTTGAGGCGCTGTCCGGGCCGGTGGTGCTCTCCGGGCTTGGGCTCGGGTTGGTCCTGTACACGGTGCTCAACCTGCTGGGACTGCCGGTGCTGTTGGTCTACGGCGTGGTGCGGGGGCTTGGGCAGTCCACGCCCCACGGCATGATCCTGGAGGTGATCGGTGCGCTCCTGGGTCGCTATTATTTTCTCAGGAAGTACGGGGCGCAGTGGCGGCATTACGCGCCAGTGCTTCTGGCCGGATTCGCCTGCGGCATGGGCCTGACCGGCATGTTTGCCATGGGTTGCACGCTGATTCTCAAGTCGCTTGGCCGACTGGCCTATTAG